TTCTTCCTCGGCACGGGCGGCGCCGCCATCCTGATGCAGCCGGCCCTCCAGCTTCTGCAGCGCAGCTCCCGCTTTCCCGCCTACATCGACCTGCCGGCGGAGCTCGTTCTCACCGGCTCGGCTCATCTGACGGAAAAGTCGATCGTCGTGATGCCTTCGCTGTCTGGAACCACCAAGGAAAGCGTTGCCCTTCTTGCGCGGTTGAAGGAGATCGGCGCGACGGTCATCACCCTTGTCGGCCACGAAAACACCCCGCTTGGCCAGGGCGGAGATCATGTCTTCGTCAACTTCGCCGAAGATGACACCTCCTGCGAATCCTTCTATCTGCAGTCTCTGTTCATCGCACTTTCGATCCTCCACCATCGAAACGAGATCAGAAACTACGACGAGATTGTCACAGAACTCGACCGCCTTCCGGCCCTGTTGCTCGAGGTAAAGCGGGCCTATGAGCCGAAGGCGGAGAACTTCGCCCGCAAGCTTGCGGCCTCCGACTATCACATCATCACGGGCGCCGGGAACGTCTGGCCGCAGGCCTTCTATTATGGGATGTGCATTCTTGAAGAGATGCAGTGGATCCGCACGCGCCCCGTCCATGCCTCCGACTTC
This region of Rhizobium glycinendophyticum genomic DNA includes:
- a CDS encoding SIS domain-containing protein, translated to MLNFDEDRFLKIQGGAVALRQRLDAVIGQCLSAGAENIFFLGTGGAAILMQPALQLLQRSSRFPAYIDLPAELVLTGSAHLTEKSIVVMPSLSGTTKESVALLARLKEIGATVITLVGHENTPLGQGGDHVFVNFAEDDTSCESFYLQSLFIALSILHHRNEIRNYDEIVTELDRLPALLLEVKRAYEPKAENFARKLAASDYHIITGAGNVWPQAFYYGMCILEEMQWIRTRPVHASDFFHGTLELIDKDVSLVLFKGEDDLRPLAERIENFAPTYTEKLLVLDTAALDLPGISKPVRALISPILLATVLERISAHLEVMRNHPLTTRRYYKRVAY